A window of Citrus sinensis cultivar Valencia sweet orange chromosome 7, DVS_A1.0, whole genome shotgun sequence contains these coding sequences:
- the LOC102630974 gene encoding uncharacterized protein LOC102630974 isoform X2 — protein MEQKSSRKRHFLDDEDSDEQPMQKRIRFPKGKKVKPGKEAVDGVKDDGDGPTGLKNPQLAAKERATRRNLMTFELCSEESRGNGNDISAAEVTYEGDENFVDDGIQIDPFNLDKEREEGYFDAEGNFVEYVNENEIKDAWLDSLEVDQRYVGTAVIDNKVIEAQEDKDNDHELSSEELGVIKRRIANILEPGETVTQALRRLKGTSNKKEKMSAETKRVFDQLTEDAMRLMEENGEYNVYHENRETFEREAEGYERLAQSKEKADAYDMFADDDEAATVKPSSDERNTVLGPNLNAASQSSSDALSTACETESLQNDYVYDESSGYSFNEETGTYEQVNADASREN, from the exons ATGGAGCAAAAATCTTCTCGCAAGCGCCACTTTTTAGACGACGAAGATTCGGACGAACAACCCAT GCAGAAAAGAATTAGATTTCCCAAGGGTAAGAAGGTGAAGCCCGGGAAAGAGGCTGTGGATGGAGTCAAGGATGATGGTGATGGTCCAACTGGTTTGAAGAATCCCCAACTTGCTGCTAAGGAGCGTGCAACTCGCCGGAACCTAATGACTTTCGAGCTTTGCAGTGAAGAAAGTAGAGGGAATGGTAATGATATCTCTGCAGCTGAAGTGACTTATGAG ggTGACGagaactttgttgatgatGGGATTCAGATCGATCCCTTTAATCTGGATAAGGAGAGGGAAGAAGGTTATTTTGATGCAGAGGGAAATTTTGTTGAGTATGTCAACGAAAATGAAATCAAG GATGCATGGCTTGATAGTCTTGAAGTTGATCAAAGATATGTTGGTACTGCAGTAATAGACAATAAAGTTATTGAGGCGCAGGAAGATAAAGATAATGATCATGAACTTTCTTCTGAAGAACTTGGAGTGATAAAGAGGCGTATTGCCAACATTCTTGAGCCAGGAGAAACA GTTACACAAGCTCTGAGAAGGCTGAAGGGAACTTCAAACAAGAAGGAAAAGATGTCGGCTGAGACAAAGCGCGTATTTGATCAGTTAACTGAGGATGCCATGAGGCTGATGGAGGAGAATGGAGAATATA ATGTGTACCACGAGAACCGGGAGACTTTTGAGCGTGAGGCAG AAGGATATGAGAGGTTAGCTCAGTCAAAGGAAAAGGCTGATGCGTATGATATGtttgctgatgatgatgaagctgCTACTGTGAAGCCATCATCTGATGAGCGTAATACAGTTTTGGGTCCTAATTTAAATGCAGCCAGTCAATCATCATCAGATGCTCTGAGCACAGCTTGTGAGA CTGAATCTTTGCAAAATGACTATGTATATGACGAGTCTTCTGG GTATTCGTTCAACGAGGAAACTGGTACATATGAACAAGTGAATGCGGATGCATCGCGGGAAAACTAA
- the LOC102630974 gene encoding uncharacterized protein LOC102630974 isoform X1 → MEQKSSRKRHFLDDEDSDEQPMQKRIRFPKGKKVKPGKEAVDGVKDDGDGPTGLKNPQLAAKERATRRNLMTFELCSEESRGNGNDISAAEVTYEGDENFVDDGIQIDPFNLDKEREEGYFDAEGNFVEYVNENEIKDAWLDSLEVDQRYVGTAVIDNKVIEAQEDKDNDHELSSEELGVIKRRIANILEPGETVTQALRRLKGTSNKKEKMSAETKRVFDQLTEDAMRLMEENGEYNVYHENRETFEREAEGYERLAQSKEKADAYDMFADDDEAATVKPSSDERNTVLGPNLNAASQSSSDALSTACETESLQNDYVYDESSGYYYSSSLGYYYDPSTGLYCSAVSGQWYSFNEETGTYEQVNADASREN, encoded by the exons ATGGAGCAAAAATCTTCTCGCAAGCGCCACTTTTTAGACGACGAAGATTCGGACGAACAACCCAT GCAGAAAAGAATTAGATTTCCCAAGGGTAAGAAGGTGAAGCCCGGGAAAGAGGCTGTGGATGGAGTCAAGGATGATGGTGATGGTCCAACTGGTTTGAAGAATCCCCAACTTGCTGCTAAGGAGCGTGCAACTCGCCGGAACCTAATGACTTTCGAGCTTTGCAGTGAAGAAAGTAGAGGGAATGGTAATGATATCTCTGCAGCTGAAGTGACTTATGAG ggTGACGagaactttgttgatgatGGGATTCAGATCGATCCCTTTAATCTGGATAAGGAGAGGGAAGAAGGTTATTTTGATGCAGAGGGAAATTTTGTTGAGTATGTCAACGAAAATGAAATCAAG GATGCATGGCTTGATAGTCTTGAAGTTGATCAAAGATATGTTGGTACTGCAGTAATAGACAATAAAGTTATTGAGGCGCAGGAAGATAAAGATAATGATCATGAACTTTCTTCTGAAGAACTTGGAGTGATAAAGAGGCGTATTGCCAACATTCTTGAGCCAGGAGAAACA GTTACACAAGCTCTGAGAAGGCTGAAGGGAACTTCAAACAAGAAGGAAAAGATGTCGGCTGAGACAAAGCGCGTATTTGATCAGTTAACTGAGGATGCCATGAGGCTGATGGAGGAGAATGGAGAATATA ATGTGTACCACGAGAACCGGGAGACTTTTGAGCGTGAGGCAG AAGGATATGAGAGGTTAGCTCAGTCAAAGGAAAAGGCTGATGCGTATGATATGtttgctgatgatgatgaagctgCTACTGTGAAGCCATCATCTGATGAGCGTAATACAGTTTTGGGTCCTAATTTAAATGCAGCCAGTCAATCATCATCAGATGCTCTGAGCACAGCTTGTGAGA CTGAATCTTTGCAAAATGACTATGTATATGACGAGTCTTCTGG TTACTATTACAGCAGCAGTTTGGGCTATTACTATGACCCATCTACTGGACTTTACTGCTCGGCTGTTTCAGGGCAATG GTATTCGTTCAACGAGGAAACTGGTACATATGAACAAGTGAATGCGGATGCATCGCGGGAAAACTAA
- the LOC102631275 gene encoding L-ascorbate oxidase → MAYFFDMAVSSRFRGMKILNLLALCVLIFSLANIVPMAEARIRRYKWEVKYEYKSPDCFRKVVITINGRTPGPTIQARQNDTVIVELKNSLLTENVAIHWHGIRQIGTPWADGTEGVTQCPILPGETFTYKFVVDRPGTYLYHAHYGMQREAGLYGSIRVSLPEGESEPYAYDYDRSIILNDWFHRSAFEQAAGLSSIPFQWVGEPQSLLIQGKGRFNCSSLNSPSLNVGIICNETNPECSPYVITVIPGKTYRLRISSLTALSALSFQIEGHNMTVVEADGHNVEPFVVQNLFIYSGETYSVLIKADQNPTRNYWATTNIVSRNATFTTPPGLAILNYYPNHPKRSPPTTPPSGPLWNDVGSRLNQSLAIKARKGFIVPPPQSADRMIVMLNTQNNVSGNVRWSVNKVTYTLPHIPYLIALKENITSAFDQTPPPDGYDFKNYDIFSVAENKSYTIRNGVYRLNFNSTVDIILQNANSLSNKTSETHPWHLHGHDFWVLGYGEGKFDIYNDPKKYNLVNPIMKNTVPVHRYGWTALRFRADNPGAWAFHCHIESHFYMGMGVVFAEGIERLGELPSSIKGCVHRK, encoded by the exons ATGGCATATTTTTTTGACATGGCGGTTTCTTCAAGATTTAGAGGAATGAAGATTTTAAACTTGTTGGCTTTATGTGTATTGATCTTCTCTTTAGCAAATATCGTTCCAATGGCTGAGGCCAGGATTAGAAGATACAAATGGGAAGTGAAGTATGAGTACAAGTCCCCTGATTGCTTCAGAAAAGTTGTGATCACAATCAACGGAAGGACTCCAGGACCAACAATTCAGGCTCGGCAAAATGATACCGTCATTGTTGAGCTTAAGAACAGCTTGCTTACTGAGAATGTTGCCATTCATTGGCATGGAATTCGACAG ATTGGAACTCCCTGGGCTGATGGAACAGAAGGAGTGACTCAGTGTCCAATTCTTCCTGGAGAAACATTTACTTACAAGTTTGTTGTTGACAGG CCTGGAACATATTTATATCATGCTCATTACGGAATGCAAAGAGAAGCTGGCTTGTACGGTTCAATTCGAGTATCACTTCCTGAAGGGGAATCCGAGCCATATGCCTATGACTATGATAGAAGCATCATCTTGAATGATTGGTTCCACAGAAGCGCTTTTGAACAAGCTGCTGGCTTGTCCTCTATTCCCTTTCAATGGGTTGGAGAGCCTCAG TCACTTTTGATACAAGGAAAAGGAAGATTCAATTGTTCTTCTTTGAACTCTCCAAGCTTGAATGTTGGCATTATTTGTAATGAAACAAATCCAGAATGTTCGCCCTATGTTATCACAGTAATCCCTGGAAAAACTTACAGACTCAGGATTTCCAGCTTGACTGCTCTCTCTGCCCTCAGCTTTCAAATAGAG GGTCACAATATGACAGTTGTGGAAGCAGATGGGCATAATGTGGAGCCATTTGTGGTGCAAAATCTCTTCATATATTCAGGAGAAACGTACTCTGTCCTAATAAAAGCTGACCAAAACCCAACTAGAAACTATTGGGCCACAACAAATATTGTCAGCAGGAACGCCACATTCACAACACCTCCTGGCTTAGCCATTTTGAATTACTACCCAAATCATCCCAAAAGATCTCCTCCCACGACACCCCCCTCAGGGCCCCTCTGGAACGATGTTGGCTCCCGCTTAAACCAGAGTTTAGCCATTAAAGCCCGGAAGGGATTCATCGTTCCCCCGCCGCAAAGTGCTGACAGAATGATAGTAATGCTCAATACACAAAATAATGTGAGTGGCAATGTGAGATGGTCTGTGAACAAAGTCACATATACCTTGCCTCACATTCCTTACCTTATTGCACTCAAAGAGAATATAACAAGTGCTTTTGATCAAACCCCACCTCCCGATGGGTATGATTTCAAAAACTACGACATTTTTAGTGTTgcagaaaacaaaagttacaCCATACGTAATGGAGTTTACAGGCTGAATTTCAATTCAACGGTGGATATTATTCTGCAGAATGCAAATTCCTTGAGTAACAAGACGAGTGAGACACATCCCTGGCATCTTCATGGCCATGATTTTTGGGTATTGGGCTATGGAGAAGGCAAATTTGATATCTACAATGACCCAAAGAAGTATAATTTGGTGAATccaataatgaaaaatacagtGCCTGTTCATCGTTATGGATGGACCGCATTGCGGTTTCGGGCCGATAACCCGGGAGCTTGGGCTTTTCATTGCCATATTGAGTCTCATTTCTACATGGGCATGGGAGTTGTGTTTGCTGAAGGAATTGAGAGGCTTGGGGAGTTGCCTTCTTCAATTAAGGGCTGTGTGCACAGGAAGTAG